A single genomic interval of uncultured Pseudodesulfovibrio sp. harbors:
- a CDS encoding N-acetyl sugar amidotransferase, whose protein sequence is MSEGKTLFGLPEEVRFCKKCVMSNQRPSSYPEFKHTKDRLTPTLHIDEEGVCDACRYNEQKKTDIDWKAREEQLLQLCDKHRRNDGGYDCLVPGSGGKDSALAAHVLKYKYGMNPLTVTWPPIMYTDYGYKNFRNWIEVGGFDNITFNQNGRAHKLLTKLAIENLLHPFQTFILGQKNLAPKVALEYNIPLVFYGEAEAEYGNPIAETSSSLRDKSYYSMKNIDDLYLGGVSIKELMEVHDIRLNELSSYFPPDVEALEKSNIEVHYLGYYVPWTPQEAYYYAVENTGFKARPFRTQGTYSKYNSIDDKIDDLHYYTTYIKFGIGRTTYDASQEIRNKHLTREEGVALVHKYDGEFPDKYFNEIMDYVGITPEHFHDLCDKHRSPHLWEKVNGEWKLKHRVENL, encoded by the coding sequence ATGTCTGAAGGTAAAACACTTTTCGGACTTCCTGAAGAAGTTCGTTTTTGCAAGAAATGCGTCATGTCAAATCAGCGTCCCTCTTCGTATCCTGAATTCAAGCATACGAAAGACAGATTGACTCCGACGCTGCACATTGACGAAGAAGGCGTCTGTGATGCCTGCCGCTACAACGAACAGAAGAAAACAGATATCGACTGGAAGGCTCGCGAAGAACAGTTGCTGCAACTCTGCGATAAACATCGCAGAAATGATGGCGGATATGACTGTCTCGTCCCCGGCAGTGGAGGAAAAGACAGCGCGCTTGCGGCACATGTCCTGAAATACAAGTACGGCATGAACCCGCTGACCGTTACATGGCCGCCAATCATGTACACCGATTACGGTTACAAGAACTTCAGAAACTGGATCGAAGTCGGCGGTTTTGACAACATTACATTCAACCAGAACGGGCGGGCACACAAGCTCCTGACCAAGCTGGCTATTGAAAATTTGCTGCACCCCTTCCAGACTTTCATCCTTGGACAGAAGAATCTCGCGCCCAAGGTCGCTCTTGAATACAATATTCCTCTGGTTTTCTACGGAGAGGCAGAGGCGGAGTACGGTAATCCCATCGCGGAAACCAGTTCTTCCCTGCGCGATAAATCATACTACAGTATGAAAAATATCGACGACCTCTACCTTGGCGGCGTGTCCATCAAGGAACTCATGGAAGTACACGACATCCGGCTGAACGAGCTGTCTTCCTACTTCCCCCCGGATGTCGAAGCTCTCGAAAAATCCAATATTGAAGTTCATTATCTGGGATATTATGTCCCCTGGACTCCGCAGGAAGCATACTATTACGCAGTCGAAAACACCGGATTCAAAGCGCGGCCTTTCCGCACTCAGGGCACCTACAGCAAGTATAACAGCATCGATGACAAGATCGATGACCTGCATTACTACACCACATATATCAAGTTCGGCATAGGCCGGACGACGTATGATGCATCACAGGAAATTCGCAACAAGCACCTGACGAGAGAGGAAGGCGTTGCCCTCGTCCACAAGTACGATGGAGAATTTCCTGACAAATACTTCAACGAAATCATGGACTATGTAGGTATCACCCCTGAACATTTCCACGACCTGTGCGACAAGCACCGTTCCCCGCATCTGTGGGAAAAGGTAAATGGGGAATGGAAATTGAAACATCGCGTGGAAAACCTCTAG
- a CDS encoding acylneuraminate cytidylyltransferase family protein, which produces MDKGIVKIFGFIFARGGSKGLPGKNIKPLGGIPLIAHSINAAKDSGLIDRIIVSTDDQAIADTAAEYGAEIPFMRPAELAQDTSPEWDAWRHAIREVEDFDVFISLPCTAPLRSGEDVRRCIELYLEGDCDMVITTRTAERHPSFNMVTLDENGYASIAMPTAGDITRRQDAPKIFDMTTVAYVTSPQFIMEHSGTFQGRVKSVEIPPERAVDIDTELDFAFAEFLLERNK; this is translated from the coding sequence ATGGATAAAGGCATCGTGAAAATATTCGGATTCATCTTCGCCCGAGGCGGCTCAAAAGGCTTACCCGGTAAAAACATCAAGCCGCTGGGCGGCATCCCGCTGATCGCACATTCGATCAATGCCGCCAAGGACTCCGGCTTGATAGACCGCATCATCGTTTCCACAGACGATCAGGCCATTGCCGATACGGCAGCCGAGTACGGAGCCGAAATACCTTTCATGCGCCCTGCCGAACTGGCTCAAGACACATCCCCGGAATGGGATGCTTGGCGTCATGCAATCCGGGAAGTCGAGGATTTCGACGTATTCATCTCGTTGCCATGCACTGCCCCGCTCAGGTCCGGCGAAGATGTCAGACGCTGCATAGAACTTTATCTCGAAGGCGACTGCGACATGGTCATCACGACCCGCACGGCAGAACGGCATCCATCCTTCAACATGGTGACACTTGATGAAAACGGCTATGCATCCATTGCCATGCCCACAGCAGGAGACATCACCCGCCGTCAGGATGCACCGAAAATTTTTGACATGACCACAGTGGCCTACGTCACCAGCCCTCAATTTATCATGGAGCACTCCGGCACATTTCAAGGCCGGGTAAAAAGTGTCGAGATTCCACCCGAACGCGCCGTGGACATTGATACCGAACTGGACTTCGCTTTTGCCGAATTCCTTCTGGAGCGAAACAAATGA
- the hisH gene encoding imidazole glycerol phosphate synthase subunit HisH, with product MNSTDVAIIDYGLGNLFSIKHACEHVGLTVSITNEIDQILSAKSVILPGVGAFGDAMKALRRLDLISPIKDVFSKGTPLLGICLGLQLLFTESEEFGHHKGLDLIPGTVKYFSVQQEGDRTLKVPQVGWNSINLPPEAHSDHWESSLLHKVPTGTDMHFVHSCYVVPENADNILSVTRYGEIEFCSGSQHKNITAFQFHPERSGKMGLQVYTNFAQKIHSSEEQ from the coding sequence ATGAATAGCACAGATGTCGCCATCATCGACTATGGTTTAGGCAATCTTTTCAGCATCAAACATGCCTGCGAACATGTCGGCCTGACTGTCAGTATAACAAATGAAATAGACCAAATACTCTCTGCAAAATCTGTCATTCTTCCTGGTGTCGGAGCTTTTGGTGATGCCATGAAAGCGCTGCGCCGATTGGATCTCATCAGCCCGATAAAGGATGTATTCTCGAAAGGAACCCCTCTTCTCGGCATCTGCCTCGGCTTGCAACTGCTTTTCACTGAAAGCGAGGAATTCGGCCATCACAAGGGACTTGACTTAATTCCCGGCACAGTTAAATACTTTTCCGTTCAGCAAGAAGGAGACAGGACCCTGAAAGTCCCCCAGGTCGGCTGGAACAGTATAAACCTGCCTCCTGAAGCACATTCTGACCATTGGGAATCATCCCTCTTACACAAAGTGCCAACCGGAACCGATATGCACTTTGTTCATTCCTGCTACGTCGTCCCGGAAAATGCAGATAACATTTTGAGCGTAACCCGCTATGGCGAAATAGAATTCTGCTCCGGAAGCCAGCACAAGAACATAACTGCATTCCAATTCCACCCAGAACGAAGTGGAAAAATGGGATTGCAGGTGTACACCAATTTCGCACAAAAGATTCACTCCTCGGAGGAACAATAA
- a CDS encoding SDR family oxidoreductase, whose product MKSIKELMDLSGRTALVTGGAGYIGTAFCEALAEAGANIAVLDISEERTHEAAQAIEKRFNVKTMPLAIDLSDEAAVVASPERAAETLGGLDILVNCAAFVGTSNLSGWVTSFEQQSIETWRAALETNLTAPFALIQAATPFLRKSGHGSIVNIGSTYGVVGPDMSLYEGTAMGNPAAYAASKGGLTQLTRWLSTVLAPDIRVNSISPGGIARGQDEKFVERYEVRTPLKRMGKEEDMKGALLYLASDLSAYVTGQNLMVDGGWTAW is encoded by the coding sequence ATGAAAAGCATCAAGGAACTGATGGATCTTTCCGGGCGAACCGCGCTCGTCACAGGCGGTGCCGGATATATCGGAACCGCTTTCTGTGAAGCACTGGCAGAGGCCGGTGCGAACATCGCCGTTCTGGATATTTCCGAAGAACGCACACATGAAGCAGCTCAGGCAATAGAGAAACGCTTCAACGTCAAGACCATGCCTTTGGCCATTGATCTCAGTGATGAAGCAGCAGTTGTCGCTTCTCCCGAACGTGCAGCCGAAACGCTCGGCGGACTGGATATTCTGGTCAACTGTGCAGCCTTTGTCGGTACATCCAACCTTTCAGGATGGGTCACCTCATTCGAGCAGCAAAGCATTGAAACATGGCGCGCCGCCCTTGAAACGAATTTGACGGCTCCCTTTGCCCTCATTCAGGCGGCAACCCCGTTCCTGCGTAAATCCGGCCACGGTTCCATCGTCAACATCGGTTCCACTTACGGCGTCGTCGGCCCGGACATGTCCCTCTATGAAGGCACCGCCATGGGCAACCCCGCCGCCTACGCCGCGAGCAAGGGAGGCCTGACGCAACTGACCAGATGGCTGTCAACGGTTCTGGCCCCGGACATCCGCGTCAACTCCATCAGCCCCGGCGGCATCGCACGCGGGCAGGATGAAAAATTCGTCGAGCGATATGAGGTCCGCACCCCGCTCAAGCGCATGGGAAAAGAAGAAGACATGAAAGGCGCCCTGCTCTACCTCGCAAGTGACCTGTCTGCCTACGTTACCGGCCAAAACCTGATGGTTGACGGCGGGTGGACCGCTTGGTAA
- a CDS encoding LegC family aminotransferase produces the protein MLDITTFIRGLYEEPEAFIPLHAPVFNGKEKEYLCNCIDTTFVSSVGEYVDRFEKMTRDYTGSTRAVAVANGTCGLEMALRLVNVKPGDLVLTQALTFVATANAITHIGASPVFLDSDPDTLGMSPDALRDFLANTDKKIAACVPVHILGHACRIREICDICAEFDIPVVEDAAEALGSTLDGQHLGTFGRVGVLSYNGNKTITTGGGGMILTNDETLGARAKHLTTTAKKPHRWEFRHTETAWNYRMPNINAALGCAQMERLDDILRDKRKIAHAYRDFFASKDDIDYIDEPKGCKSNYWLNTIVLKNREERDAFLEYSNNSGVMTRPLWTLMPDLSMFENATCGKLANAKDIQNRAVNLPSGPRDPQKCKS, from the coding sequence GTGCTCGACATCACCACATTCATCCGAGGATTGTACGAAGAACCGGAAGCCTTCATCCCTCTGCACGCCCCTGTTTTCAACGGCAAGGAAAAAGAATACCTCTGCAACTGCATTGACACGACGTTTGTTTCCAGCGTCGGTGAATACGTTGATCGTTTCGAGAAAATGACACGCGACTACACCGGCTCCACGCGGGCCGTCGCCGTCGCCAACGGGACATGCGGTCTGGAAATGGCCCTTCGGCTTGTCAACGTCAAACCCGGTGATCTCGTGCTGACACAGGCGTTGACCTTCGTGGCCACCGCCAATGCCATCACCCACATCGGTGCCTCTCCGGTATTTCTGGACTCAGACCCGGACACATTGGGAATGAGTCCAGATGCGCTCAGGGATTTCCTCGCAAACACCGACAAGAAAATCGCAGCCTGCGTCCCGGTCCACATCCTCGGGCACGCATGCCGAATCCGCGAAATATGCGACATCTGCGCCGAATTTGACATCCCGGTTGTAGAAGACGCAGCCGAAGCCCTCGGCAGCACACTCGACGGCCAGCATCTCGGAACCTTCGGTCGTGTCGGCGTGCTCAGCTATAACGGCAACAAGACCATCACCACTGGTGGCGGCGGCATGATTCTGACCAACGACGAAACGCTCGGAGCACGCGCCAAACATCTGACCACCACGGCGAAAAAGCCTCACCGATGGGAGTTCCGGCACACGGAAACAGCCTGGAACTATCGCATGCCGAACATCAACGCGGCACTCGGTTGCGCCCAGATGGAACGACTCGACGATATTCTGCGGGACAAGAGGAAAATCGCTCACGCCTACCGCGACTTTTTTGCATCAAAAGATGACATCGACTATATTGATGAACCCAAAGGATGCAAATCCAACTACTGGTTGAACACCATAGTGCTCAAGAATCGTGAAGAACGGGATGCTTTTCTTGAATATTCGAACAATTCAGGTGTGATGACACGTCCTTTGTGGACCTTGATGCCGGACCTATCCATGTTCGAAAACGCCACCTGCGGAAAATTGGCAAACGCCAAGGATATTCAGAACAGGGCCGTCAACCTGCCAAGCGGGCCACGCGACCCACAAAAATGCAAATCATGA
- a CDS encoding nucleotidyltransferase family protein, with product MKNWKKAVIPLTSTIRDAVESLTESMAQIALVANEDMKLLGVITDGDIRRGLLAGKTLESPAQDIMETNFFTAKITEDPATLLETMREKEFRQVPLLDSEGRLVGLKNLLDMIAPPKRNNWVVLMAGGLGQRLRPLTEDCPKPLLSVGGKPLLETILEQFVEHGFRKFYISVNYRAEMVEEYFKDGSQHGVEIRYLREKEQLGTAGAVGLMPEIPEEPIFVMNGDLLTRVDFPGMLNFHSEQEARATMAVRSFDIQVPYGVVEVDNRRITAIEEKPIHQFFVNAGIYILNPDVVAAIPKNQYLDMPTLFSQLMNEGEMTSAFPIHEYWMDIGRKQDFDQANCDYDMHFRIKGEGH from the coding sequence ATGAAGAATTGGAAAAAAGCTGTCATCCCCCTGACTTCCACAATTCGGGATGCAGTTGAATCCCTTACCGAATCCATGGCGCAGATCGCCCTTGTAGCCAATGAAGACATGAAGCTTCTAGGCGTTATCACGGATGGAGATATCCGCCGTGGGCTTCTTGCCGGTAAAACGCTTGAATCCCCGGCTCAAGACATCATGGAAACGAACTTCTTTACCGCAAAAATCACCGAGGACCCGGCCACCCTTCTCGAAACAATGCGCGAAAAAGAATTCAGACAGGTTCCTCTTCTTGACAGCGAAGGGCGGCTCGTCGGCCTGAAAAACCTTCTGGACATGATCGCCCCGCCCAAGCGCAATAACTGGGTAGTGCTCATGGCCGGTGGACTCGGCCAACGTCTCAGGCCACTCACTGAAGACTGTCCGAAACCATTGCTCTCCGTCGGTGGCAAACCGCTGTTGGAAACGATTCTCGAACAATTCGTGGAGCACGGTTTTAGGAAATTCTACATCTCAGTCAACTACCGAGCCGAAATGGTTGAAGAATATTTCAAAGACGGTTCTCAGCACGGCGTTGAAATCCGATACCTGCGCGAAAAGGAACAACTCGGTACGGCAGGTGCGGTCGGTCTGATGCCTGAAATTCCGGAGGAACCGATATTCGTGATGAACGGGGACCTGCTCACCCGCGTCGATTTTCCCGGCATGCTCAACTTTCACTCGGAACAGGAAGCCCGCGCCACCATGGCCGTCAGGAGCTTCGACATTCAGGTTCCCTACGGAGTTGTCGAGGTGGACAACCGCCGGATCACGGCCATTGAGGAAAAACCGATTCACCAGTTCTTTGTCAACGCGGGCATCTACATCCTCAATCCGGATGTCGTCGCCGCCATCCCCAAAAACCAGTATCTGGACATGCCCACTCTTTTCAGCCAACTCATGAATGAAGGTGAAATGACATCCGCCTTCCCCATTCACGAATACTGGATGGATATCGGCAGAAAACAGGATTTCGATCAGGCAAACTGTGACTATGACATGCATTTCCGCATCAAGGGCGAAGGCCACTAG
- a CDS encoding Gfo/Idh/MocA family oxidoreductase, with translation MNVLIIGYGSIGERHARILTSHGHEVACVTRNPKCSFTTYIDVATGITEFQPELIIISNRTIDHFDTMNEVAATGFSKRVLIEKPIFDSVPPTISHTTDNVFTAYNLRFHPMVQRTAELLQGKTIHSARFHVGQYLPDWRPGTDYTNCYSAHRSQGGGVLRDLSHELDLALWLLGPWQRVTALGGHFSSLQIDSDDVFSMLLECDRCPAVSIHMDYLNRVPRRGFEINAEELSIHADFISGHLEINADRETYRPERDATYEAQIQAMTSDNVSNQCTFEEGLAVLQLIEAAEKSATEKTWIKAS, from the coding sequence ATGAACGTGCTGATCATCGGATACGGCTCCATCGGAGAACGCCATGCCCGTATTCTCACTTCTCACGGGCATGAAGTGGCATGCGTTACCCGCAATCCGAAGTGCTCTTTCACGACATATATTGATGTCGCCACGGGAATCACGGAATTTCAACCGGAACTTATCATCATTTCCAATCGGACCATCGACCATTTCGACACCATGAATGAAGTGGCCGCCACAGGATTTTCGAAACGCGTACTCATTGAAAAGCCGATTTTCGACTCCGTGCCGCCGACGATCTCGCATACGACGGATAACGTATTCACGGCCTATAATTTACGGTTCCACCCCATGGTACAGCGAACCGCCGAACTGCTTCAGGGGAAAACGATCCACTCCGCTCGTTTCCATGTCGGACAATATCTCCCGGACTGGCGTCCCGGAACGGATTACACAAACTGCTATTCAGCCCACAGATCACAGGGTGGCGGCGTATTGCGAGACCTGTCCCACGAACTGGATCTCGCTCTCTGGCTCCTGGGTCCCTGGCAACGCGTCACTGCACTCGGAGGCCACTTCAGCTCCCTGCAAATCGATTCGGACGATGTATTCAGCATGCTGCTTGAATGTGACCGATGCCCCGCTGTCAGCATTCACATGGACTACCTCAACCGGGTTCCACGCAGGGGATTTGAAATCAACGCCGAAGAACTCAGTATCCATGCGGACTTCATTTCTGGTCACCTCGAAATCAACGCGGACAGGGAGACGTATCGACCGGAACGGGATGCGACATACGAAGCGCAGATACAGGCAATGACATCAGACAATGTCTCAAATCAATGCACATTTGAAGAAGGTCTCGCGGTCCTGCAACTGATTGAAGCTGCCGAAAAAAGTGCAACTGAAAAAACATGGATAAAGGCATCGTGA
- a CDS encoding PilZ domain-containing protein, translating to MKTRVLLIAEAGLSRAAYVETLRDLDVEVDCIASPDEMTEALIDVSYNGLLVDVPTMIRCESTDKNRITRIMDRFPVLRLMYNPQFGGIRGLTQGGTMRDNQDLGEFVMTQCVPFVPRSIRVARRHDVVFNVRLMSDFKRVATEGERTVTVNVSEHGCFVYSVADWKVDSLAWLVVNELEDKTPIELKVRWQRGWGESMHMPGIGASFESMTTLQYVQLHSFL from the coding sequence GTGAAAACTAGGGTTTTGTTGATAGCTGAGGCAGGGCTTTCCCGGGCTGCGTACGTTGAAACGCTACGTGATCTTGATGTCGAAGTCGATTGTATCGCTTCGCCGGATGAGATGACGGAGGCGCTTATTGACGTGTCGTATAACGGCTTGCTTGTTGATGTCCCGACCATGATTCGCTGTGAGAGTACTGATAAGAACCGTATAACTCGTATCATGGATCGTTTCCCGGTTCTTCGCCTCATGTACAATCCCCAGTTTGGTGGTATCCGCGGTCTGACCCAAGGTGGCACGATGCGCGACAATCAGGATCTCGGTGAATTTGTCATGACCCAATGTGTGCCGTTTGTTCCGCGCTCCATTCGTGTGGCGCGGCGGCATGACGTCGTGTTCAATGTTCGCTTGATGAGTGATTTCAAGCGAGTTGCGACTGAAGGGGAGCGCACTGTTACCGTTAACGTCTCCGAACACGGATGTTTTGTGTATTCCGTGGCTGACTGGAAAGTAGACAGTCTGGCCTGGTTGGTGGTGAATGAACTTGAGGACAAGACGCCGATAGAATTAAAGGTTCGCTGGCAGCGCGGGTGGGGAGAGTCCATGCATATGCCGGGGATCGGTGCGAGCTTCGAGTCAATGACCACACTTCAATATGTACAATTGCATTCCTTTCTATAA
- a CDS encoding Rid family detoxifying hydrolase translates to MSDITLVHTDKAPAAVGPYSQATKANGTLYVSGQLGIIPGEGKLAEGFEAQARQALNNLKAILEEAGSSLEKVLAVDVFVTDMGKFADLNAIYAEFFSNHKPARAAIEVAALPLGGLVELKCIALAD, encoded by the coding sequence ATGTCTGACATCACCCTCGTTCACACTGACAAAGCCCCTGCCGCCGTCGGCCCTTACTCTCAGGCAACCAAGGCAAACGGCACTCTGTATGTCTCCGGCCAGCTCGGCATCATTCCGGGTGAGGGCAAACTCGCCGAAGGCTTCGAAGCGCAGGCTCGGCAGGCGCTAAACAACCTGAAAGCCATTCTCGAAGAGGCAGGCTCCTCCCTCGAAAAGGTACTTGCCGTCGACGTTTTTGTTACGGATATGGGCAAATTCGCCGACCTCAACGCCATTTACGCCGAGTTTTTCTCCAATCACAAACCGGCCCGTGCCGCCATCGAAGTGGCTGCCCTTCCGCTCGGCGGACTTGTCGAACTCAAATGCATTGCGCTGGCTGATTAG
- a CDS encoding imidazole glycerol phosphate synthase cyclase subunit: MNFRIIPRLDIKGPNLVKGIHFEGLRVLGKPEDFAQHYYENGADELFFQDAVASLYDRNSLHEIISKTSSQIFIPLCVGGGLRSVDDIREVLRAGADKVAINTEAIKRPELIREASTTFGSSTIVVSIEAIRTGDGTWEALVEYGRETTGVDVLKWAKQAEELGAGELMVTSIDQEGTGKGYDLELTRAIATSVSIPVIAGGGCGSPADAINVITDGKADAISMASALHYKTLGTLMEKSKSHDYAQEGNIEFLKNGRGFTQVTPCTIREIQNSLIEQGLPCSLKGHHE; encoded by the coding sequence ATGAATTTCAGAATCATCCCACGACTTGACATAAAAGGCCCGAACCTTGTCAAAGGCATACATTTTGAAGGCTTACGCGTTCTCGGCAAACCGGAAGACTTTGCCCAGCACTATTATGAAAACGGTGCTGACGAACTTTTCTTTCAGGATGCCGTAGCCAGTCTGTACGATCGCAACAGCCTGCACGAAATCATCAGCAAGACTTCCTCACAAATTTTCATTCCGCTCTGTGTCGGGGGAGGCCTTCGTTCGGTGGACGACATCCGCGAAGTTCTTCGCGCTGGTGCTGACAAGGTCGCCATCAATACCGAGGCCATAAAACGCCCGGAACTCATCCGCGAAGCCTCCACGACCTTCGGTTCATCAACGATCGTCGTTTCAATCGAAGCGATAAGAACCGGCGACGGAACGTGGGAAGCACTCGTGGAATACGGCAGGGAAACAACCGGGGTCGACGTTCTGAAATGGGCGAAACAAGCGGAAGAGCTCGGTGCCGGGGAGCTGATGGTCACGAGCATCGATCAGGAAGGGACAGGCAAAGGGTACGATCTGGAACTCACCCGCGCCATTGCCACCAGCGTTTCCATTCCGGTTATCGCCGGTGGCGGCTGTGGCTCTCCTGCCGATGCCATCAATGTCATAACCGACGGCAAGGCCGACGCGATCAGCATGGCCTCCGCGCTCCACTACAAGACGCTTGGCACCCTGATGGAAAAATCGAAATCCCACGACTACGCTCAGGAAGGCAACATCGAATTCCTGAAGAACGGTCGCGGCTTCACACAGGTCACGCCGTGCACCATCCGGGAAATCCAGAACTCCCTGATTGAACAGGGACTGCCTTGCAGTTTGAAGGGGCACCATGAATAG
- a CDS encoding FeoB-associated Cys-rich membrane protein, which yields MIDTILVGFIVAIAAFFVGRKLYRQFTAKTPFCGCSGCGQNSCCSSKGNCSDFSSCDKLQ from the coding sequence ATGATTGACACCATACTTGTGGGATTCATCGTCGCAATTGCCGCCTTTTTTGTAGGACGAAAACTCTACAGGCAGTTTACTGCCAAAACGCCTTTCTGCGGCTGCTCCGGTTGCGGACAGAACAGTTGTTGCTCGTCAAAAGGCAACTGTTCTGATTTCAGTTCATGTGACAAACTCCAATAA
- a CDS encoding surface carbohydrate biosynthesis protein, producing MLCAIQLEILVRELDGILYQTLHLAANGLPTLLGDRMVNEYINNGNAPLIYFDSDQQEATNSHVLKNDGVVINLNCEGQGFADDPIDMQKNFAKVINHTTQICLWGDRQKEMLASLIPSSRTDALITTGYPSFDLLQPKFQPFYHNDTISKQHGEDYILINTSFSMFNHEMGFDYYVKMLSKMDEWKIYGTPEYQESLRQRCDHQEKTALALIEVAQVLSRKYPERHIIIRPHPGENSSYYSEKVKDHDNIFVTKKYSAREWIASAGAVIHHDCTTGMEAMLMGKNVIQFEPYKAIEGSALLMTQIGHKSTCVTEVLQNIEHKTLPPDIRQKYLSELAPYLNNINSNAAGKIAQLAAQFAESNKQTWLPKPLGLIGQAKCWRKYVSKLLRARQPGRNGRKVRYALNKFPRLRKEEVVEKLKRLREVEPELPEVSVEQLCLNTFLIKPL from the coding sequence ATGTTATGTGCCATCCAACTCGAGATTCTTGTTCGGGAACTCGACGGGATTCTCTATCAGACACTCCATTTGGCCGCGAACGGTCTCCCGACACTGTTGGGAGACCGTATGGTCAATGAATACATCAACAACGGGAACGCGCCTCTCATATATTTTGACAGCGACCAACAGGAAGCCACCAATTCTCATGTCCTGAAAAATGACGGTGTCGTCATAAACCTGAATTGCGAAGGTCAGGGTTTTGCCGATGATCCGATCGACATGCAGAAGAACTTTGCCAAAGTCATCAACCACACAACCCAAATATGCCTGTGGGGAGACCGGCAAAAGGAAATGCTGGCGTCCCTCATTCCGTCTTCACGGACAGACGCACTCATTACGACAGGCTACCCTTCATTCGACCTGTTGCAGCCGAAATTCCAGCCATTTTACCATAACGACACCATTTCGAAACAACATGGAGAGGACTACATCCTCATCAATACGAGTTTCTCCATGTTCAACCACGAAATGGGCTTCGATTACTATGTGAAAATGCTCAGTAAAATGGATGAGTGGAAAATTTACGGCACCCCGGAATATCAGGAATCACTGCGCCAGCGATGCGACCATCAGGAAAAGACTGCATTGGCGCTCATCGAAGTGGCTCAGGTTCTCTCACGGAAATACCCTGAACGCCACATCATCATACGTCCACACCCGGGTGAAAATTCCAGCTACTATTCGGAAAAAGTCAAAGATCACGACAACATCTTCGTGACAAAAAAATATTCCGCACGGGAATGGATTGCCAGCGCCGGAGCCGTTATTCACCATGACTGCACCACCGGGATGGAAGCCATGCTCATGGGGAAAAATGTCATTCAATTTGAACCATACAAAGCCATTGAAGGTTCAGCACTTCTAATGACACAAATCGGGCACAAATCAACTTGCGTCACAGAAGTCCTACAGAATATTGAGCACAAGACTCTCCCCCCCGATATTCGACAGAAATACCTGAGCGAGCTTGCACCCTATCTTAACAATATCAACTCCAACGCGGCTGGTAAAATAGCTCAACTTGCGGCCCAATTTGCAGAAAGCAACAAGCAAACCTGGCTTCCCAAACCATTAGGATTGATCGGTCAAGCCAAGTGCTGGCGCAAATATGTCAGCAAATTGCTTCGCGCACGTCAGCCCGGACGCAATGGCCGCAAGGTGCGTTATGCCTTGAATAAATTTCCACGACTACGCAAAGAGGAAGTGGTGGAGAAACTGAAAAGACTTCGTGAAGTGGAACCGGAGCTTCCAGAGGTGTCGGTTGAGCAACTCTGTCTCAACACGTTTCTTATCAAACCTCTGTAG